In Legionella cardiaca, a genomic segment contains:
- a CDS encoding FAD-dependent oxidoreductase produces the protein MEAGIAGSGIMGNLLALALYNAGWQVTLFEQEAEGTNCSAAAAGLLTPISELDRADWLIARLGLESITVHWPTILQQLPDPIYFRQAGSIVVSHPHDKAEWVHFSRRITSRQLQNNIYFQQLSGGDLTALEPELNKFENAYYFADEAQIDSQLLLPTLKRYLEAQGVRYVMNTKVLSIAANLIITHCEQREFDMVFDCRGLGAACVFNDLRALRGELIWLHAPDVQLQRPIRLLHPRYSLYIVPRPGNIYLIGASEIEAEDYSAISLRTTLELLTAAYYVHAGFAEARILKTVTHCRPTFSTHLPRIRYSEGLIAINGLYRHGYLIAPTLAKEVLRGLGNRQNSHYPEIWENEDDKHLS, from the coding sequence ATGGAAGCAGGTATTGCTGGCTCAGGAATTATGGGGAATTTGCTAGCCCTTGCATTATATAATGCAGGCTGGCAAGTTACTCTGTTTGAACAAGAAGCTGAGGGCACCAATTGTAGTGCTGCGGCGGCAGGATTACTGACACCAATTTCTGAATTAGATAGGGCTGATTGGTTAATTGCTCGTTTAGGGCTAGAATCGATCACAGTGCATTGGCCTACTATCCTTCAGCAGTTGCCAGACCCAATCTATTTTCGCCAGGCCGGTAGTATTGTTGTAAGTCATCCTCACGATAAAGCCGAATGGGTCCATTTTAGTCGACGTATAACAAGCCGCCAGTTGCAGAATAATATTTATTTTCAACAGCTATCAGGTGGTGACCTTACTGCACTCGAACCCGAGCTAAATAAATTCGAGAATGCTTACTATTTTGCGGATGAAGCGCAAATTGATTCCCAACTATTATTGCCGACACTTAAACGATATCTTGAGGCTCAAGGTGTACGGTATGTAATGAATACAAAAGTATTATCAATTGCCGCCAACCTAATTATTACTCATTGTGAGCAGCGCGAGTTTGATATGGTTTTTGACTGTAGAGGACTTGGAGCTGCATGTGTTTTTAATGATTTACGTGCTTTGCGTGGTGAGTTAATTTGGTTGCATGCTCCTGATGTGCAATTACAGCGTCCAATTCGCCTTTTACATCCACGCTATAGTTTATATATTGTCCCAAGACCCGGAAATATTTATCTCATTGGTGCTAGTGAAATTGAAGCAGAAGATTATAGTGCTATTTCTTTACGCACGACGTTGGAATTATTAACTGCTGCCTATTATGTTCATGCTGGTTTTGCCGAAGCGCGTATATTAAAGACAGTAACACATTGTCGTCCCACCTTTTCAACCCACTTACCACGTATCCGATACTCCGAAGGGCTTATCGCAATTAATGGTCTTTATCGTCATGGTTATTTGATTGCACCAACCTTAGCCAAAGAAGTTTTACGTGGTCTTGGCAACAGGCAAAATAGCCATTATCCAGAAATTTGGGAGAACGAAGATGATAAGCATTTATCTTAA
- the thiS gene encoding sulfur carrier protein ThiS: protein MISIYLNEEACQIESTQSLHDLLIQKKIVDQHFAVAINNHLVPRAVYKTTTLYAGDRVDIIVPMQGG from the coding sequence ATGATAAGCATTTATCTTAATGAGGAAGCCTGTCAAATTGAGTCAACACAATCATTGCATGATTTGTTAATACAAAAAAAAATTGTCGACCAGCATTTTGCAGTTGCAATAAATAATCATTTGGTGCCTCGTGCTGTTTATAAAACAACGACATTATACGCAGGTGATCGCGTGGATATTATTGTTCCAATGCAAGGAGGATAA
- a CDS encoding thiazole synthase codes for MWNLAGKMLSSRLLLGTACYPSLDVMEHAIRASGVEVITLSIKRQTPQGIGGEAFWQSLKNLGCHLLPNTAGCRDAQTAISTAELARELFNTSWIKLEVIGDDYNLQPDPFELIKAAKVLNERGFDVFPYCTDDLILCQRLVDVGCKILMPWAAPIGSGRGLLNPYALETLRHRLPDSTLIIDAGIGKPSHAVQVMELGFDGVLLNTAVALANQPITMATAFRHALVAGREAFVAGLMPERNAAHPSTSLIDTPFWHQEN; via the coding sequence ATGTGGAATTTAGCGGGAAAAATGCTAAGTAGCCGTTTGTTATTAGGAACAGCATGCTATCCTTCACTTGATGTTATGGAGCATGCTATTCGTGCTTCGGGAGTAGAGGTTATAACCTTATCCATAAAACGACAAACGCCTCAAGGCATTGGTGGTGAGGCATTCTGGCAATCTCTAAAAAATTTAGGCTGTCATCTTTTACCTAATACAGCGGGCTGTCGTGATGCGCAAACGGCTATCAGTACTGCCGAGCTGGCGCGAGAATTGTTCAACACTTCATGGATAAAACTAGAGGTAATAGGCGATGATTACAACCTTCAGCCTGATCCTTTCGAGTTAATTAAAGCAGCCAAAGTACTTAATGAACGGGGATTCGATGTTTTCCCCTACTGCACCGATGATTTAATTTTGTGTCAACGATTGGTTGATGTGGGCTGCAAAATTTTAATGCCTTGGGCCGCTCCCATCGGCTCTGGTCGCGGGCTCCTTAATCCTTATGCCTTGGAAACATTACGTCATCGTCTGCCAGATAGTACATTGATTATTGATGCAGGGATTGGCAAACCCTCACATGCGGTTCAAGTAATGGAACTGGGTTTTGATGGCGTGCTTTTAAATACAGCTGTTGCTCTTGCCAATCAACCGATTACGATGGCGACTGCATTTCGACATGCGCTTGTTGCGGGACGCGAAGCCTTTGTCGCTGGGCTCATGCCTGAAAGAAATGCAGCGCATCCAAGCACTTCATTAATTGATACACCATTTTGGCATCAGGAAAATTGA
- the thiE gene encoding thiamine phosphate synthase, translating into MRKPTVWITGYVESQEDLTTSKHLRVDARRINVNELLSINFSQNALKPDALKISGIETVSYSRKMIPFLKNFLKPIVLDPCFMLLSAKPSDRKQQRDNLVNLLPFVEIITLSLTEAEKILNRPIFSYQDIEEAAYMLLTMGAKSVLLKGNAIKNLRQNFWTNGHESFWIANMHHSEINNWEVDGALSAAITACLALGYSIKDAIVIATMYFNRGLRKASQIARFFHDDWPEEQADLPYLSPKPLEELPQSFKAYQMNLYPVVDSSLWLEKLLPQGVKCIQLRIKNAGEAILEKEIKRSIYLAKQYDAKLFVNDYWDLAIRFGADGVHLGQEDLQQADINKIRCSGLYLGVSTHCYYEVARAHALKPSYIACGPIYSTTSKAMVFQPQGIEQLQRWRRMLQYPLVAIGGINLERLADVLKSGVRGVSLISAITQANDPLETTRQFLTKINEASYE; encoded by the coding sequence ATGAGAAAACCTACAGTCTGGATAACAGGCTATGTAGAGAGCCAGGAAGATTTAACTACATCAAAACATTTAAGAGTAGATGCACGGCGAATTAATGTGAATGAGTTGCTTTCCATTAATTTTTCTCAAAACGCGTTAAAACCAGATGCCCTTAAAATTAGTGGAATTGAAACTGTTTCATATTCCAGAAAAATGATTCCCTTTCTGAAAAATTTTTTAAAACCCATTGTGCTTGATCCGTGTTTCATGTTGCTTTCAGCAAAGCCATCAGACCGAAAACAGCAGAGAGATAATTTAGTAAACTTGTTGCCTTTCGTTGAGATAATAACCTTAAGCTTAACTGAGGCAGAAAAAATACTGAATCGTCCTATTTTTTCTTATCAAGACATTGAAGAAGCCGCCTATATGCTATTGACGATGGGAGCGAAAAGCGTCTTACTCAAAGGAAATGCTATTAAGAACTTGAGGCAAAATTTTTGGACAAATGGCCATGAATCGTTTTGGATTGCCAATATGCACCACTCAGAAATAAACAACTGGGAGGTTGATGGTGCATTGTCGGCAGCGATTACAGCTTGTCTCGCATTAGGGTATTCAATAAAGGATGCTATTGTTATTGCTACAATGTATTTTAATCGTGGTCTTAGGAAAGCTTCTCAAATAGCACGGTTTTTTCATGATGATTGGCCAGAAGAACAAGCAGATCTCCCTTACCTTTCTCCAAAACCCCTGGAGGAGTTGCCTCAGTCATTTAAGGCTTACCAGATGAATTTGTATCCTGTTGTGGATAGTAGTCTTTGGTTAGAAAAGTTATTGCCACAAGGAGTAAAGTGCATTCAACTGCGTATAAAAAATGCGGGTGAAGCGATTTTGGAAAAAGAAATCAAGCGCAGTATTTATTTGGCAAAACAATATGATGCCAAATTGTTTGTCAATGATTATTGGGATTTAGCGATTCGTTTCGGCGCTGATGGTGTGCATTTGGGACAAGAGGATTTGCAACAAGCTGACATCAATAAAATTCGTTGTTCAGGTTTATATTTAGGAGTGAGTACCCATTGTTATTATGAAGTTGCACGCGCTCATGCTCTAAAGCCTTCCTACATAGCTTGCGGACCGATTTATTCAACAACCAGTAAAGCGATGGTTTTTCAACCCCAAGGAATTGAACAGCTGCAACGCTGGCGACGAATGTTGCAGTATCCATTAGTTGCTATTGGTGGTATCAATCTTGAGCGATTAGCGGATGTCTTAAAATCAGGAGTGCGAGGAGTATCTCTGATATCAGCTATTACTCAAGCAAACGATCCTCTTGAAACTACACGGCAATTTTTAACTAAAATCAATGAAGCAAGTTATGAATAA
- a CDS encoding ThiF family adenylyltransferase, translating to MKQVMNKMSFVTEELTRYSQQIKLPEVGLSGQEKLKNTRVLCIGVGGLGSSLSLYLAAAGVGTLGIVDDDVVELSNLHRQILYHSLQINQPKAFAAKEQLVALNPTIQVNAYPERLTQQNAAALIKQYDIIVDGSDNFYTRYLAHDYCFALNKPYIYASASQFQGYSSIFYGKQGPCFHCLFPKESTRQVIPNCGIGGVLGTLPGILGMIQATEIIKWVLKIGDSLERRLLIVDLLKMTFKEVNLIQNPDCQLCVHHQFFSENKVESFACQYSNHKDYGITYEKLPEFLQRNAMLVDVRTLEEHQKKNIGGKLIPLTELPQRLHELNPEQMIILYCFSGQRSMAALNMLLERGVNSVKYLINGIANL from the coding sequence ATGAAGCAAGTTATGAATAAGATGTCTTTTGTCACAGAAGAATTAACCCGTTATTCCCAGCAAATAAAATTACCGGAAGTTGGTTTATCGGGACAAGAAAAACTTAAAAATACTCGTGTGTTATGTATAGGTGTTGGTGGTCTAGGGTCATCATTATCTCTTTATTTAGCAGCAGCAGGGGTGGGGACTCTGGGTATAGTAGATGATGATGTGGTGGAATTGAGTAATTTACACCGCCAAATACTCTATCATTCGTTACAGATTAATCAACCAAAAGCTTTCGCTGCAAAAGAACAGCTTGTGGCCTTAAATCCAACAATTCAAGTGAATGCTTATCCGGAAAGATTAACGCAACAAAATGCAGCGGCCTTGATTAAACAATATGACATTATCGTTGATGGTAGCGATAATTTTTATACGCGTTATTTAGCTCATGATTATTGTTTCGCGTTAAACAAACCTTATATCTATGCGAGTGCATCGCAATTTCAAGGCTATAGTTCAATATTTTATGGCAAACAAGGACCGTGTTTTCATTGTCTTTTCCCAAAAGAATCCACTCGTCAAGTTATTCCTAACTGTGGAATAGGGGGAGTTTTAGGAACTTTACCGGGAATATTAGGTATGATTCAGGCAACAGAAATTATTAAGTGGGTACTTAAAATAGGTGATTCTTTAGAAAGACGATTATTGATTGTGGATTTATTAAAAATGACGTTTAAAGAGGTAAATTTAATTCAAAATCCTGATTGTCAGCTATGTGTCCATCATCAATTTTTCAGCGAGAACAAGGTGGAGTCGTTTGCTTGCCAGTATTCTAATCATAAGGATTATGGAATCACCTATGAGAAATTACCAGAATTCTTACAACGCAACGCAATGTTAGTCGATGTGCGTACGTTGGAAGAACATCAGAAAAAAAATATCGGCGGAAAATTAATCCCTTTAACTGAATTACCTCAACGATTACACGAATTAAACCCTGAGCAGATGATTATTCTTTATTGTTTCTCAGGCCAAAGAAGCATGGCCGCTTTAAATATGCTTCTGGAAAGAGGCGTTAATTCAGTTAAATATTTAATAAATGGTATAGCCAATCTATGA
- a CDS encoding ribonucleotide-diphosphate reductase subunit beta, whose protein sequence is MSTRNIESIDAPIHMGATGLELLEMGAGRIHVDDKQIINCRADLNQLVPFKYKWAWDKYLAACANHWMPNEINMSADVALWKDPNGLTEDERLIVLRNLGFFSTADSLVANNLVLAVYRHITNPECRQYLLRQAFEEALHTHAYQYIIESLGLDEAAVFNMYREIPSVSRKASWALPFTQSLGDPNFHTGTPENDQRLLRDLIAFYVVFEGIFFYVGFTQILSMGRRNKMVGTSEQFQYILRDESMHMNFGIDVINQIKIENPHLWTPEFKEEIIQLIKEGVALEYQYAKDTMPHGILGMNAEMFEEYLHFIANRRLNQIGLPEQYPGAENPFPWMSEMMDLKKEKNFFETRVIEYQAGGTLSWDDED, encoded by the coding sequence ATGTCAACAAGAAACATAGAATCTATTGATGCACCCATACACATGGGTGCCACTGGCTTAGAATTACTGGAAATGGGAGCTGGCCGCATTCATGTCGATGATAAACAAATTATCAACTGCCGCGCTGATTTAAACCAACTCGTTCCTTTCAAATATAAATGGGCTTGGGATAAATATTTAGCAGCATGTGCAAACCATTGGATGCCTAACGAAATTAACATGAGTGCTGACGTTGCATTGTGGAAAGATCCTAATGGCTTGACAGAAGATGAGCGTTTAATCGTTTTACGCAACTTAGGCTTTTTCTCAACAGCGGATTCATTGGTTGCCAATAACCTGGTATTAGCTGTTTATCGTCATATTACCAACCCCGAATGTCGTCAGTATCTACTGCGCCAGGCATTCGAGGAAGCGTTACATACCCATGCCTATCAATACATTATTGAGAGTTTGGGATTAGATGAAGCTGCTGTGTTTAACATGTATCGCGAAATTCCATCTGTTTCGCGGAAAGCATCCTGGGCACTTCCTTTTACTCAAAGCTTGGGCGATCCAAATTTCCACACTGGAACCCCAGAAAATGATCAACGATTATTGCGAGACCTAATCGCCTTTTACGTGGTTTTTGAAGGTATCTTTTTCTATGTAGGATTTACGCAAATTCTATCCATGGGAAGACGCAATAAGATGGTTGGCACCTCTGAACAATTCCAATATATTTTGCGTGACGAATCCATGCATATGAATTTTGGCATTGATGTTATTAATCAAATCAAAATTGAAAATCCTCATTTATGGACTCCTGAATTTAAAGAGGAAATTATTCAGTTAATTAAAGAAGGCGTTGCATTAGAGTATCAATACGCCAAGGACACCATGCCTCATGGTATTTTGGGTATGAATGCTGAGATGTTTGAGGAATATTTACACTTCATCGCCAATCGTCGTCTTAACCAAATAGGTTTACCGGAACAATACCCAGGTGCAGAAAATCCTTTCCCCTGGATGAGTGAAATGATGGATTTGAAAAAAGAGAAAAATTTCTTTGAAACTCGGGTTATTGAATATCAAGCCGGTGGCACATTAAGCTGGGATGATGAGGATTAA
- a CDS encoding ribonucleoside-diphosphate reductase subunit alpha, which translates to MSEILEPVKDVPQTSQLELTANAPGLLKTIKRNGKVVHYDDNKIKVAITKAFIAVEGSNAAASNRIHQQVNEITQHITQAFKRRLPSGGAVHIEDIQDQVELALMRSSQYEVARAYVLYREEHRKAREAAIKEQARDAKVPLITMPNGEVKPLDTERMTTIVNEACRELENVNAEPVIKDALRNLYNQAKLEDVHKALIMAARTLVEREPNYTFVSARLLLDSLRTEALSKLEMQTEATFDEMAALYPVYFKAYIAQGINQGLLDHKLSEFNLDKLGKALLPQRDMKFTYLGLQTLYDRYFIHEDGVRYELPQAFFMRVAMGLAIREQHRDEKAIEFYLLLSSFDYMSSTPTLFNSGTVRPQLSSCYLTTVPDDLDGIYSAIKDNALLSKFAGGLGNDWTPVRAMGSHIQGTNGKSQGVVPFLNVADATAVAVNQGGKRKGAVCAYLECWHRDVEEFLELRKNTGDDRRRTHDMNTALWIPDLFMKRVHEEGDWTLFSPDEVPELHEEYGKSFEVLYVKCEDRARRGEIKNVKTIPALKLWRKMLSMLFETGHPWLTFKDPCNLRSPQQHAGVVHSSNLCTEITLNTSAEEIAVCNLGSVNLPAHIINGKLDSEKLRRTITTAVRMLDNVIDINYYSVPQARHSNLQHRPVGLGLMGFQDALYELKMNYASKEAVEFADTSMELISYYAIEASCELAKERGKYSSYEGSLWSKGILPIDSINLLQQARNKYLEQDRSQRLDWESLRVKVRTQGMRNSNVMAIAPTATISNICGVAQSIEPTYQNLYVKSNLSGEFTVINPYLVADLKALNLWDEVMVNDLKYFNGSVQPISRIPNDLKARYATAFELDPIWLVEAASRRQKWIDQAQSLNIYMAKPSGKKLDQLYKYAWVRGLKTTYYLRSMGASNAEKSTITDGALNAVKIEEEPKVCSILDPDCEACQ; encoded by the coding sequence ATGTCTGAAATTCTTGAGCCGGTAAAAGATGTGCCGCAAACAAGTCAACTGGAATTGACCGCCAATGCGCCAGGTTTGCTAAAAACTATTAAGCGCAATGGTAAGGTTGTCCATTATGACGACAATAAAATTAAAGTTGCCATCACCAAGGCATTCATTGCTGTAGAAGGTAGTAATGCCGCTGCATCAAATCGTATTCATCAACAAGTTAATGAAATAACCCAACATATTACTCAAGCATTTAAGCGCCGTTTACCCAGTGGCGGAGCTGTTCACATTGAAGACATTCAAGATCAGGTTGAACTTGCTTTGATGCGTAGCAGCCAATATGAAGTTGCGAGGGCCTATGTACTTTATCGTGAAGAGCATCGTAAAGCGCGTGAAGCTGCTATCAAGGAACAAGCTCGTGATGCCAAGGTTCCACTCATCACAATGCCGAATGGTGAGGTGAAACCATTAGATACAGAACGCATGACTACCATTGTGAATGAAGCTTGTCGTGAGCTGGAAAATGTTAACGCTGAGCCTGTTATCAAAGATGCTCTACGTAATCTCTATAACCAAGCTAAATTAGAAGATGTCCACAAAGCGCTAATTATGGCTGCGCGTACATTAGTAGAAAGAGAACCCAATTATACTTTTGTTAGTGCTCGATTATTATTAGATAGTTTACGAACAGAAGCACTCAGTAAATTGGAAATGCAAACTGAAGCCACTTTTGATGAGATGGCAGCCCTTTATCCTGTTTACTTCAAAGCCTATATTGCTCAAGGTATTAATCAGGGTTTATTAGATCATAAACTTAGTGAATTTAATTTAGATAAGCTTGGCAAAGCGCTATTACCACAACGAGACATGAAATTCACTTATTTAGGTTTGCAAACGCTCTATGATCGTTATTTTATTCATGAAGATGGTGTTCGCTACGAATTACCCCAAGCATTTTTTATGCGTGTAGCTATGGGACTCGCTATTCGTGAGCAACATCGCGACGAAAAAGCAATTGAATTTTATTTGTTGCTGTCTTCTTTTGATTACATGTCATCCACACCAACACTCTTTAATTCAGGTACGGTTAGACCTCAATTATCAAGTTGCTACTTGACTACTGTCCCTGATGATTTGGATGGTATTTACAGCGCAATTAAAGACAATGCTCTGTTATCTAAATTTGCCGGCGGTCTTGGTAACGACTGGACCCCAGTAAGAGCAATGGGTTCACATATTCAAGGAACCAATGGTAAATCACAAGGTGTTGTACCTTTCTTAAATGTTGCCGATGCAACAGCCGTTGCCGTAAACCAGGGAGGTAAACGCAAAGGTGCCGTTTGTGCCTATTTGGAATGTTGGCATCGTGATGTCGAAGAGTTTCTTGAGTTACGTAAAAACACGGGAGATGACAGAAGACGTACTCATGATATGAATACAGCATTATGGATTCCTGATTTATTCATGAAGCGAGTCCATGAAGAAGGTGATTGGACATTATTCTCTCCGGATGAAGTACCCGAATTACATGAGGAATACGGTAAGTCGTTTGAGGTGTTGTATGTTAAATGTGAAGACAGGGCACGTCGCGGAGAAATTAAAAACGTCAAAACAATACCGGCGCTCAAATTATGGCGCAAGATGCTTTCCATGTTGTTTGAAACAGGACATCCCTGGCTAACATTTAAAGATCCTTGTAATCTGCGTTCACCACAGCAGCACGCCGGTGTAGTTCATAGTTCAAACTTATGTACAGAAATTACTCTGAACACATCAGCGGAAGAAATTGCTGTTTGTAACCTGGGTAGTGTTAACCTTCCTGCGCATATCATTAATGGCAAACTAGATAGTGAAAAACTAAGACGTACAATTACAACTGCAGTACGCATGCTGGATAATGTCATTGATATTAACTATTACTCTGTCCCGCAAGCACGCCACTCAAATCTACAGCATCGTCCAGTTGGTCTAGGTTTAATGGGCTTCCAGGATGCGCTTTATGAACTAAAAATGAATTATGCCTCTAAAGAAGCCGTAGAGTTTGCTGATACTTCAATGGAGTTAATTAGTTATTATGCTATCGAAGCATCTTGTGAATTGGCGAAAGAGCGCGGTAAATATTCCAGTTATGAAGGTTCTTTATGGAGTAAGGGTATTCTTCCAATTGACTCTATTAATTTATTACAGCAGGCTCGTAATAAATATTTAGAGCAAGATCGTTCACAACGTTTAGATTGGGAAAGTTTACGCGTTAAAGTAAGAACACAAGGCATGCGTAACTCTAATGTCATGGCCATTGCCCCTACCGCAACAATTTCCAATATTTGTGGTGTGGCCCAATCAATCGAACCTACATATCAAAACCTCTATGTAAAATCGAATTTATCGGGCGAATTTACAGTCATTAATCCCTATCTTGTTGCAGATTTGAAAGCATTGAATCTATGGGATGAGGTAATGGTTAATGATTTGAAATATTTTAATGGCAGTGTACAACCCATTAGCCGTATCCCCAATGATTTAAAAGCACGTTATGCAACAGCGTTTGAACTCGATCCCATCTGGTTAGTTGAAGCAGCTTCCCGTCGCCAAAAATGGATAGATCAAGCGCAATCATTGAATATCTATATGGCTAAACCATCAGGTAAAAAGCTAGATCAACTTTACAAGTATGCGTGGGTAAGAGGCTTAAAAACCACTTATTACTTGCGAAGTATGGGTGCTAGTAATGCCGAGAAATCAACAATTACTGATGGAGCACTTAATGCAGTTAAAATAGAAGAAGAACCTAAAGTCTGCTCTATTTTGGATCCTGACTGTGAAGCGTGCCAATAA
- a CDS encoding MFS transporter, giving the protein MFGKQIASLQRKVLLKKVMAPSPSLYRVVIPGLLGNVLEWYDFALYGYFAAILTPLFFPNKDTTLALITTFSVFAIGFLVRPIGAVVFGYIGDRFGRKQALSSAIILMAIPTTLIGLLPTYQQIGILAPIFLIVCRLLQGLAVGGEFTGSMVYLLEHAPDSKRGFYGALAMASAFCGLLLGAVAATIVEFFSVIWIWRIPFLLSILLGGLGLYLRIRMPESPIFEQLKKNHQVTTNPFKDIFRAHSLLILKGMALVILPSTAFYLTFLYLATYLNYFLTVSLPHAMIINTLTLAVLIIACPLIGLLADKIGKWQVLMVGAVSFLFLSIPLYLLLKEGSTDAIFVSQTIFAFMVALSYAVIPAILLELFPIAFRYTGLSLSYNLANAFFGGTSAAVATSLIHATGILYMPGIYLTLIAMVTFVTLLLLKHDLE; this is encoded by the coding sequence ATGTTTGGCAAACAAATTGCATCCTTGCAAAGAAAAGTACTATTAAAAAAGGTTATGGCTCCTTCACCCTCTCTATATCGCGTTGTAATCCCGGGTCTATTAGGAAATGTCCTAGAATGGTATGATTTTGCATTATATGGTTACTTTGCCGCCATTCTAACCCCTTTATTTTTCCCGAATAAAGATACCACGCTTGCATTGATTACAACCTTTTCGGTGTTTGCTATTGGTTTTTTGGTAAGACCTATAGGAGCAGTTGTTTTTGGCTATATTGGTGATCGATTTGGACGCAAACAGGCATTGTCTTCTGCCATAATATTGATGGCTATTCCTACTACTCTTATTGGTTTACTTCCGACATATCAACAAATTGGTATTCTGGCACCAATTTTTCTTATTGTTTGTCGTTTATTACAGGGGTTGGCTGTAGGGGGAGAGTTTACGGGGTCGATGGTTTATCTATTAGAACATGCCCCTGATTCTAAACGTGGCTTTTATGGAGCATTAGCAATGGCCTCGGCCTTTTGTGGTTTGTTGTTAGGAGCCGTAGCTGCAACGATCGTTGAATTTTTTTCTGTGATATGGATATGGAGGATTCCTTTCTTGCTGAGTATTCTTTTAGGTGGGTTAGGATTGTATTTGCGCATCCGTATGCCTGAATCACCAATTTTTGAACAGTTGAAGAAAAATCATCAGGTTACAACTAATCCTTTTAAAGATATTTTTAGAGCGCATTCATTATTAATATTAAAAGGAATGGCATTAGTCATTTTACCATCCACAGCTTTCTATCTAACATTTCTCTATCTTGCAACTTATCTTAATTATTTTTTGACCGTTTCTCTACCTCATGCAATGATTATTAATACACTTACGTTAGCGGTATTAATAATTGCATGTCCATTAATAGGATTGTTGGCAGATAAAATTGGCAAATGGCAAGTTCTAATGGTTGGTGCCGTCTCTTTTCTTTTCCTATCAATTCCTCTCTATCTTCTTTTAAAAGAAGGAAGTACGGATGCTATTTTTGTTTCGCAAACCATTTTTGCATTCATGGTGGCTTTAAGTTATGCCGTCATTCCGGCGATTCTTCTGGAGTTATTCCCAATCGCCTTTCGTTATACAGGCTTATCTCTATCTTATAATTTAGCCAATGCATTCTTTGGCGGAACGAGTGCTGCTGTGGCCACTTCATTAATTCATGCAACGGGTATTCTTTACATGCCAGGTATTTATCTTACATTGATTGCTATGGTAACGTTTGTTACTTTGCTGTTACTTAAGCATGATCTGGAATAA
- a CDS encoding VOC family protein → MALTENRQMFINLPVKDLKQTIEFFTNLGFTFNPQFTDENATCMIVGKDNFVMLLVEKFFKGFIPHHEINDALQTKETLIAISLESRIAVDKMIEKAIANGGKEYRPTEDHGWMYGRSFQDINGHVWEPFYMNKDAIPEER, encoded by the coding sequence ATGGCGTTAACAGAAAATAGACAAATGTTCATTAATTTGCCTGTGAAGGATTTAAAACAAACTATTGAATTCTTTACTAATTTGGGATTTACGTTCAATCCTCAATTCACTGATGAGAATGCGACCTGCATGATTGTGGGTAAAGATAATTTTGTCATGCTTCTGGTTGAAAAATTTTTTAAAGGATTTATTCCTCATCATGAGATCAATGATGCACTGCAAACCAAAGAAACCTTAATAGCCATATCACTTGAGAGTCGTATTGCAGTGGATAAGATGATTGAAAAAGCTATTGCAAATGGTGGCAAAGAATATAGGCCGACCGAAGATCATGGTTGGATGTATGGCAGATCATTTCAGGACATCAATGGTCATGTATGGGAGCCTTTCTATATGAATAAAGACGCTATCCCAGAAGAGAGGTAA